Proteins encoded in a region of the Pseudomonas viciae genome:
- the prmB gene encoding 50S ribosomal protein L3 N(5)-glutamine methyltransferase yields the protein MITSRLRTLRDHIRWAVSRFHGEDLFFGHGTDNAWDEARQLVLGALHLPWEIADSYLDCRLEDEELVHVQRLLRRRIAERIPAAYLLGEAWFCGMSFIVDERVLIPRSPIGELIEKRFEPWLGQEPARILDLCTGSGCIGIACAFEFPEAEVVLADLSFEALEVANQNIERHGVDERVFTVQGDGFEGLPGQRFDLIVSNPPYVDAEDFADMPQEYQHEPELGLACGDDGLNLVRRMLAEAADHLTEKGLLIVEVGNSQVHVEALYPEVDFAWLDFERGGHGVFMLSAEQCRQHQGLFASRV from the coding sequence GTGATCACTTCCCGCCTTCGTACCCTGCGCGACCATATCCGTTGGGCCGTCAGCCGTTTCCATGGGGAGGATCTGTTTTTTGGTCATGGCACCGACAATGCCTGGGACGAAGCCCGGCAACTGGTGTTGGGCGCGTTGCACCTGCCGTGGGAAATTGCCGATAGCTATTTGGACTGCCGTCTTGAAGACGAAGAGCTGGTCCATGTGCAGCGTTTGCTGCGCCGGCGTATCGCAGAACGTATCCCGGCGGCGTATCTGTTAGGTGAGGCGTGGTTCTGCGGGATGTCGTTCATCGTCGACGAGCGTGTGCTCATTCCGCGTTCGCCCATTGGTGAGTTGATCGAAAAGCGTTTCGAGCCGTGGTTGGGCCAGGAACCTGCGCGGATTCTCGACCTCTGCACCGGTTCCGGCTGCATCGGTATCGCCTGTGCGTTTGAGTTTCCCGAGGCCGAAGTGGTGCTGGCCGACCTGTCGTTCGAAGCGCTGGAAGTGGCCAACCAGAACATCGAGCGCCACGGCGTCGATGAGCGCGTATTCACCGTCCAGGGCGACGGCTTCGAGGGGTTGCCGGGACAACGTTTCGACCTGATCGTGTCGAACCCGCCTTATGTCGATGCGGAAGATTTCGCCGACATGCCGCAGGAATACCAACACGAGCCGGAGCTGGGCCTGGCTTGCGGCGATGACGGCTTGAACCTGGTTCGCCGGATGCTCGCCGAAGCGGCCGATCATCTGACCGAGAAGGGGTTGTTGATTGTCGAGGTGGGCAACAGCCAGGTTCACGTCGAGGCGTTGTACCCGGAAGTCGATTTCGCCTGGCTGGACTTCGAACGCGGCGGGCATGGGGTGTTCATGCTCAGTGCCGAGCAGTGCCGCCAGCATCAGGGGTTGTTTGCTTCGCGGGTTTGA
- a CDS encoding cysteine hydrolase family protein → MSVPKTMFQLSGRGYAAANLSQATLIIIDAQKEYLAGPLALSGMDAAVANIKQLLGAARAAGRPIVHVRHLGTHGGLFDPQGERGEFIAGLEPLGDETVIEKLLPSAFHGTELKKRLEDLGPLDLIVCGFMSHSSVSTTVRAAKNLGFRCTLVEDACATRDLPHKGGVLSAEHVHQTEMAIMADNFATLALTRDFT, encoded by the coding sequence ATGTCCGTTCCAAAAACGATGTTTCAACTCAGTGGCCGTGGTTATGCGGCGGCCAATCTGAGTCAAGCGACCTTGATCATCATCGATGCCCAGAAAGAATACCTCGCCGGTCCCCTGGCCCTGAGTGGCATGGATGCAGCAGTCGCGAACATCAAGCAATTGCTCGGCGCGGCCCGTGCAGCCGGTCGGCCGATCGTGCATGTGCGCCACCTGGGCACCCATGGCGGGCTGTTCGATCCACAGGGCGAACGCGGGGAGTTCATTGCAGGCCTTGAGCCCTTGGGTGACGAAACCGTGATCGAAAAACTGCTGCCCAGCGCGTTCCACGGCACCGAGTTGAAAAAACGCCTGGAAGACCTCGGCCCCCTGGACCTGATCGTCTGTGGGTTCATGAGCCACTCCAGCGTCAGCACCACCGTGCGCGCCGCCAAGAACCTGGGCTTTCGCTGCACCCTGGTGGAAGACGCCTGCGCCACCCGGGATCTGCCGCACAAGGGCGGCGTACTCAGTGCCGAACATGTGCACCAGACCGAAATGGCAATCATGGCGGACAACTTCGCCACCCTGGCCCTGACCCGCGACTTCACCTGA
- a CDS encoding 1,2-dihydroxy-3-keto-5-methylthiopentene dioxygenase, with translation MSSLSVYHVSSPDIPNKVLTHFEDIASTLAEKGVRFDRWEAATKIQPGASQDEVIAAYQAQIDRLMTERGYVTVDVISLNSDHPQKAELRAKFLDEHRHGEDEVRFFVAGRGLFTLHIDDYVYAVLCEKNDLISVPAGTPHWFDMGEHPHFVAIRLFNNPEGWVAKFTGDDIASRFPRLED, from the coding sequence ATGAGCAGCCTGTCCGTCTACCACGTCTCAAGCCCTGACATCCCGAACAAGGTGCTGACCCATTTCGAAGACATCGCCTCGACCTTGGCCGAAAAGGGCGTGCGTTTCGACCGCTGGGAAGCTGCGACAAAAATCCAGCCCGGCGCCAGCCAGGACGAAGTCATCGCCGCCTACCAGGCCCAGATCGACCGCTTGATGACTGAGCGGGGCTACGTCACCGTCGATGTCATCAGCCTCAACAGCGATCACCCGCAAAAAGCCGAGCTGCGGGCCAAGTTCCTTGATGAGCACCGCCATGGTGAAGACGAAGTACGATTTTTCGTCGCAGGTCGTGGCTTGTTTACCCTGCACATCGACGATTATGTCTACGCCGTGCTCTGCGAAAAGAACGATCTGATCTCGGTACCTGCCGGTACGCCGCACTGGTTCGACATGGGCGAGCATCCGCATTTTGTGGCCATTCGCCTGTTCAATAACCCGGAAGGCTGGGTCGCGAAGTTTACCGGTGATGACATCGCCAGCCGCTTCCCGCGCCTGGAGGACTGA
- a CDS encoding alpha/beta hydrolase, with protein MMLKLLALCLTLFTGLAQATVLQRPISLDTGSGELFGSLLLPKSDTPVPVVLIISGSGPTDRDGNNPEGGRNDSLKRLAWVLAKHNIASVRYDKRGVAASLAATPDERNLSVDAYVADAVAWSRKLAADPRLGPLIILGHSEGALIASLAAPQANAAAVISLSGSARPIDQVLRQQLSNRLPPPLMLRSNELLDSLKTGRLDDNVPAQLQVIFRPSVQPYLISLFRQDPARAFAALKMPALIIQGSNDIQVSVDDARQLKAAKPDAELALIEGMNHVMRIVPNDMKRQLASYKDPNLPLAAELGARILRFIDSLAAR; from the coding sequence ATGATGTTAAAGCTGCTTGCCTTGTGCCTTACCCTCTTTACCGGCCTGGCCCAGGCCACGGTTTTGCAACGTCCCATCAGCCTCGATACCGGCAGCGGTGAGCTTTTCGGCTCGCTGTTGCTGCCCAAATCCGACACGCCGGTGCCGGTTGTCCTGATCATTTCCGGTTCCGGTCCTACGGATCGCGACGGAAACAACCCCGAAGGTGGGCGCAACGACAGCCTCAAGCGCCTGGCCTGGGTGCTGGCCAAACACAACATCGCCAGCGTGCGCTATGACAAACGCGGCGTGGCCGCCAGCCTCGCGGCGACACCGGACGAACGCAACCTGAGCGTCGACGCCTATGTGGCCGATGCCGTGGCCTGGAGCCGCAAACTCGCCGCCGACCCACGGCTGGGTCCATTGATTATCCTGGGTCACAGCGAAGGCGCACTGATCGCCAGCCTCGCCGCGCCCCAGGCCAACGCGGCGGCGGTGATTTCGCTGTCCGGCAGCGCCCGGCCGATCGACCAGGTGCTGCGTCAACAATTAAGCAACCGCCTGCCACCGCCGCTGATGTTGCGCAGCAACGAACTGCTCGACAGCCTAAAGACCGGTCGGCTCGACGACAACGTACCGGCACAGCTGCAGGTCATTTTCCGCCCCAGCGTACAGCCCTACCTGATCTCGTTGTTCCGCCAGGACCCGGCCCGCGCCTTTGCGGCATTGAAGATGCCGGCCTTGATCATCCAGGGCAGCAACGATATCCAGGTCAGCGTCGATGACGCCAGACAATTGAAAGCCGCCAAGCCCGACGCTGAATTGGCGCTGATCGAGGGTATGAATCACGTGATGCGTATCGTGCCCAACGACATGAAACGGCAACTGGCCTCCTACAAGGATCCCAACCTGCCCCTGGCGGCCGAGCTTGGTGCGCGAATTCTGCGTTTTATTGACTCGTTAGCCGCCCGTTGA
- the aroC gene encoding chorismate synthase yields MSGNTYGKLFTVTTAGESHGPALVAIVDGCPPGLEISLDDLQRDLDRRKPGTSRHTTQRQEADEVEILSGVFEGRTTGCAIGLLIRNTDQKSKDYSAIKDLFRPAHADYTYHHKYGERDYRGGGRSSARETAMRVAAGAIAKKYLASQGIVIRGYMSQLGPIEIPFKTWDSVEQNAFFCPDADKVPELEAYMDQLRRDQDSVGAKITVVAEGVMPGLGEPIFDRLDAELAHALMSINAVKGVEIGAGFACVAQRGTEHRDELTPQGFLSNNAGGILGGISSGQPIVAHLALKPTSSITTPGRSIDIHGNPVEVITKGRHDPCVGIRATPIAEAMMAIVLMDHLLRHRGQNADVQVGTPVLGQL; encoded by the coding sequence ATGTCCGGCAATACCTACGGCAAGCTGTTCACTGTCACCACCGCGGGCGAAAGCCATGGTCCGGCGTTGGTCGCCATTGTCGACGGCTGCCCGCCGGGCCTGGAGATTTCCCTGGACGATCTGCAGCGTGACCTGGACCGCCGCAAGCCCGGTACCAGCCGCCACACCACCCAGCGCCAGGAAGCCGATGAAGTCGAAATTCTCTCCGGCGTGTTCGAAGGGCGCACCACCGGCTGCGCCATCGGCCTGCTGATCCGCAACACCGACCAGAAGTCCAAGGACTACTCGGCTATCAAGGATCTGTTTCGCCCGGCCCACGCCGACTACACCTACCACCACAAATACGGCGAGCGCGACTACCGTGGCGGCGGGCGCAGTTCGGCCCGGGAAACCGCCATGCGCGTGGCGGCCGGAGCGATAGCCAAGAAATACCTGGCCAGCCAGGGCATCGTGATTCGTGGCTACATGAGCCAGCTGGGCCCTATCGAAATTCCCTTCAAGACCTGGGACTCGGTGGAACAGAACGCTTTCTTCTGCCCCGACGCGGACAAGGTGCCGGAGCTTGAGGCCTATATGGACCAACTGCGCCGGGACCAGGATTCGGTCGGCGCGAAGATCACCGTGGTGGCCGAAGGCGTGATGCCCGGCCTTGGCGAGCCGATCTTCGATCGCCTCGACGCCGAACTGGCCCACGCGCTGATGAGCATCAATGCGGTGAAGGGTGTGGAAATCGGTGCCGGCTTCGCCTGTGTCGCCCAACGCGGTACTGAACACCGCGACGAACTGACCCCGCAAGGTTTCCTCAGCAACAATGCTGGCGGCATCCTCGGTGGCATTTCCTCGGGCCAGCCGATCGTGGCGCACCTGGCCTTGAAGCCGACGTCCAGCATCACCACGCCGGGCCGCTCCATCGACATCCATGGCAACCCGGTGGAGGTCATCACCAAGGGGCGTCACGATCCGTGTGTTGGTATCCGCGCCACGCCAATCGCCGAGGCGATGATGGCGATCGTGTTGATGGATCATCTGTTGCGTCATCGCGGCCAGAACGCCGATGTGCAGGTCGGCACTCCGGTGCTGGGTCAGCTTTGA
- the mtnC gene encoding acireductone synthase produces the protein MPIKAILTDIEGTTSAVSFVFDVLFPYAARHLPDFVRQNADRADVAEQLAAVRQDSAEPEADVERIIAILLGWIAEDRKATPLKALQGMVWEQGYHAGQLKGHVYPDAVQALQRWHQQGFQLFVYSSGSIQAQKLIFGCSEAGDLSPLFSGYFDTTSGPKRDVQSYQRISAAVGVAPGEILFLSDIVQELDAARDAGMATCGLAREGGELAGHVTVDSFARIEPADF, from the coding sequence GTGCCAATCAAAGCCATCCTTACCGACATCGAAGGCACCACCAGCGCGGTGAGTTTCGTGTTCGACGTGCTGTTTCCCTATGCCGCCAGGCATTTGCCGGATTTCGTCCGGCAGAACGCCGACCGCGCTGACGTGGCCGAACAACTGGCTGCCGTGCGTCAGGACAGCGCTGAGCCGGAGGCTGACGTCGAGCGAATCATCGCAATTCTGTTGGGCTGGATCGCCGAAGACCGCAAAGCCACGCCGCTCAAGGCGTTGCAGGGCATGGTCTGGGAGCAGGGGTATCACGCCGGGCAATTGAAAGGTCACGTGTACCCGGACGCCGTGCAGGCACTTCAGCGCTGGCACCAGCAAGGTTTCCAGCTGTTTGTTTATTCCTCGGGCTCGATCCAGGCGCAGAAGCTGATTTTCGGTTGTTCCGAGGCCGGTGATCTGTCGCCGTTGTTCAGCGGGTATTTTGACACCACGTCGGGACCCAAGCGGGACGTGCAGTCCTACCAGCGCATCAGCGCGGCGGTGGGCGTTGCGCCGGGGGAGATTCTGTTTCTGTCTGACATCGTCCAGGAACTGGATGCGGCTCGCGATGCGGGTATGGCGACCTGCGGGTTGGCCCGGGAGGGCGGTGAGCTGGCGGGGCATGTCACGGTGGACAGTTTTGCGCGGATCGAGCCGGCAGACTTTTGA
- a CDS encoding DUF3509 domain-containing protein, with protein MNMIQEKFSSLFSNYEVTTQARPDGGILLTLRNSEGKQLKRSISYAQLHAGDQLSWVISAIRRDLAEQASELPQITLLQSQHRFALPTYHSA; from the coding sequence ATGAACATGATTCAAGAAAAGTTTTCGTCCCTGTTTTCCAACTACGAAGTGACGACGCAGGCTCGCCCGGATGGCGGCATTCTGCTGACATTGCGCAATAGCGAAGGCAAACAGTTGAAGCGCTCGATTTCCTACGCGCAGTTGCACGCCGGAGACCAATTGTCCTGGGTGATCAGTGCAATCCGTCGCGACCTGGCTGAGCAGGCCAGCGAATTGCCACAGATTACCCTGCTGCAAAGCCAGCATCGCTTCGCTCTGCCGACTTATCACAGCGCTTGA
- a CDS encoding methylthioribulose 1-phosphate dehydratase has translation MSLTREQLAREIIDAGRFLYGRGWSPATSSNYSTRLAPDQALLTVSGKHKGQLGLDDVLATDLDGNSLERGKQPSAETLLHTQLYRWRPEIGAVLHTHSVNATVLSRLTNAAFIDFEDYELQKAFSGVSTHESRVRVPIFDNDQDIARLAAQVQPWLEAHPDCVGYLIRGHGLYTWGPYMNDALRQIEAFEFLFECELKTRALLNR, from the coding sequence ATGAGCCTTACCCGTGAACAGCTCGCCCGGGAAATCATCGACGCCGGGCGTTTTTTGTATGGCCGCGGCTGGTCCCCGGCCACCAGCAGCAACTATTCGACCCGACTTGCCCCTGACCAGGCCTTGCTGACCGTGTCCGGCAAGCACAAGGGGCAACTGGGGCTCGACGATGTGCTGGCCACTGACCTGGACGGCAACAGTCTGGAGCGGGGCAAGCAACCGTCCGCCGAAACCCTGCTGCACACCCAGCTGTATCGCTGGCGGCCGGAGATCGGGGCGGTGCTGCACACCCACTCGGTGAATGCCACGGTGTTGTCACGCCTGACAAACGCAGCCTTCATCGACTTTGAAGACTATGAATTGCAAAAAGCCTTCAGCGGCGTTTCGACCCACGAATCCCGGGTCCGTGTGCCGATTTTCGACAATGACCAGGACATCGCGCGCCTGGCCGCCCAAGTGCAGCCCTGGCTGGAGGCGCATCCCGATTGTGTCGGCTACCTTATTCGCGGCCACGGCCTGTATACCTGGGGGCCGTACATGAACGATGCACTGCGCCAGATCGAAGCGTTCGAGTTCCTGTTCGAGTGCGAACTCAAGACCCGCGCACTCCTGAACCGTTAA
- a CDS encoding MFS transporter yields MAALPYWRLSSFYLFYFALLGSTAPFLALYFDHLGFSAARIGELVAIPMLMRCVAPNVWGWLGDYTGRRLAIVRFGAICTLLTFSLIFIDKSYAWLAMVMALHAFFWHAVLPQFEVITLAHLSGQASRYSQVRLWGSIGFIITVVLLGRLFEWLSLDIYPQALVLIMAGIVFASFWVPNAQPVQGPRVAGDGFLRQLRNPGVLAFYACVGLMQVSHGPYYTFLTLHLEHLGYSRGLIGLLWAVGVVAEVLIFLLMSRILARFSVRRVLLASFLLAALRWLLLGSLAEFLWVLLFAQVLHAATFGSFHAAAIHFVQRSFGPRQQGQGQALYAALAGTGGALGALYSGYSWNALGATWTFSIASVAAFAAAVIIATRMQEDRP; encoded by the coding sequence ATGGCGGCACTGCCGTACTGGCGGCTCTCCAGTTTTTATCTGTTCTATTTCGCGCTGCTCGGTTCGACGGCGCCGTTCCTGGCGCTGTATTTCGATCATCTGGGGTTTAGCGCGGCGCGCATCGGCGAGCTGGTGGCGATTCCCATGCTGATGCGCTGCGTGGCGCCGAACGTCTGGGGCTGGCTGGGGGATTACACCGGCCGACGCCTGGCGATCGTGCGCTTTGGCGCGATCTGCACGCTGTTGACCTTCTCGCTGATCTTCATCGATAAAAGCTATGCCTGGCTGGCGATGGTCATGGCGCTGCACGCGTTCTTCTGGCACGCGGTGCTGCCGCAATTCGAAGTCATCACCCTGGCCCACTTGAGTGGGCAGGCCTCGCGCTACAGCCAGGTGCGCCTGTGGGGTTCCATTGGCTTCATCATCACTGTGGTGCTGCTGGGGCGATTGTTCGAATGGCTGAGCCTGGACATTTATCCGCAAGCCTTGGTGCTGATCATGGCCGGCATCGTGTTCGCCAGTTTCTGGGTGCCCAACGCCCAGCCGGTGCAGGGACCGCGAGTGGCGGGGGACGGCTTTTTGCGGCAACTGCGCAACCCCGGTGTGCTGGCGTTCTACGCGTGCGTGGGCCTGATGCAGGTCAGCCATGGGCCGTATTATACGTTTCTGACGCTGCACCTTGAGCACCTGGGCTACAGCCGCGGGTTGATCGGCCTGCTCTGGGCCGTCGGGGTGGTGGCGGAAGTGCTGATATTCCTGTTGATGAGCCGGATCCTGGCACGGTTTTCCGTGCGCCGGGTCCTGCTGGCGAGTTTCCTGCTGGCGGCGCTGCGCTGGCTGCTGCTGGGTTCACTGGCTGAGTTTCTCTGGGTGCTGCTGTTTGCCCAGGTGTTGCACGCGGCGACCTTTGGCAGCTTTCACGCGGCTGCCATTCATTTCGTGCAACGTAGCTTCGGACCACGCCAGCAAGGCCAGGGCCAGGCGCTGTACGCGGCGCTGGCTGGCACGGGCGGGGCGTTGGGTGCGTTGTATTCCGGCTACAGCTGGAATGCCCTGGGCGCCACTTGGACTTTCAGCATCGCCAGCGTCGCAGCCTTCGCTGCAGCCGTTATCATTGCCACACGTATGCAAGAGGACAGGCCATGA